The Leptodactylus fuscus isolate aLepFus1 chromosome 5, aLepFus1.hap2, whole genome shotgun sequence genome segment GATATGGTTGTTACATTGTGCTGCTTGCATTTATTTTCTTATCAAGCTATAATTTCAGTGGAATGTAAGATGATGAGAGAACTTTGTATATGTACTTTTTTAAATTACATCAAAGTaaatctgctttacagcagcttTTTGGGGCAGGGTTTGGTATAGAGCTAAAATCTGAATTTCCATTCACTCAGTGGTTGTTTTCAGACAAGTATGAGACCTAAGTATTTAACAACTATCTATGCAATGCTCGGTAAAAGACCTTTCACTACATAAACGTCTGGTATTTAGGTCACCGCATCGAGGAGATCCCAGAGGTCCCATTGGTTGTTGAAGACAAAGTTGAAAGCTACAAGAAAACCAAGGAGGCTGTACTGTTGCTGAAGAAACTGAAAGCCTGGAACGACATCAAGAAGGTGAGTGAAGTGTGGAGACGGGAACAAAGGTCCTCTATCATTGTGGTCTATTCAAAGCTTTACTGGCAAACCAGTGGCTATTGTTAAACACACCGATATTGCAAAGTtgttttaaatgggttttccaggatttttatattaataatttATCCCTAGGATAGGTCAGTGGTATCTGGTCAGTGAAGGGAACAAAGGTCCAGACCTTTCGATATCTGGTTTTGGATCTGCACTGACCAGttggctgtttgaagaggctctCATGACACCAATGGGTGCTGAAGCCTCTTCCTGTGCTGTGATGTCACTtgggtacagcagcagctcagtctcttaatgggactgagcttcaatATCAAGCATGGCCTCTAACACTATGGCTTCTTCAAACGGCTAATCGGCAGGGTCCTAGCAGTTAGGCTTCTATGGGTCGAACAGTGAGGGCCTGTGCTAAGGACGGATCAGCAGTTTACAAGTCTCAGAAAGACCCCTTAAATCGGTGGTTAATCTGTACACGAAAACTCTTAATCTCCAAATGTCCAGATTTATCAAGTATTGACACAATAATGGAAGTGTTATAGTGAACTTTCATGTAAGACTTCAATTTGGTCATGCTATATAAGTTAATATTCTGCCTTGCAGTCTGTTGGCCATTTCTTAATCCATTTTAATAATGGCTTTTATCTTGATCATTAACACAAACCTTTCTCTCCAGGTCTACGCTTCCCAACGTATGCGTGCTGGTAAGGGTAAAATGAGAAACCGCCGCCGCATCCAGCGCAGAGGACCCTGTGTCATCTACAGTGAAGATAACGGCATTGTTAAAGCCTTCAGAAATATCCCAGGTATGAAGAAGTCTTCTAGGTATAAGCTGAGGAATGATGATCTTCCACTTCAATGGTCCGTGTTTCTGAAACCTGTGATTTTCTGGAAGTTCTGACCTTAGCTGTGAATCGACGTCCTCCATAAATCTGTGTTCAAATGGGATAATGTATTATTCGCTTTCCAGGAATCACGCTGCTCAGTGTAAACAAACTGAACCTTCTGAGGTTGGCTCCAGGTGGTCATGTTGGACGCTTTTGCATTTGGACAGAGGGTGCATTCCGCAAGTTGGACGCCCTTTATGGCACCTGGCGTAAAGCAGCTACCCTGAAGGCAGATTACAAGTATGTATCAGGATCTTATGGCTATGTGTGCTGTATTGCTTATGACTGGGTTGAGTTCCTTACTGCATGTATGTTCAGTATTATACATATGACCCCGATATCCAGCTGTTCATGATGATCTACGCTTCTAAGGTCCGTGTTTCTGATTTTCCATGATATTTATAGAAGTTCTGAGTAACAGCAGTCTGTGACATAGAAATCTCAGTGTGCTCTTACTAAATGTTCAATTCTTTCTTTGCAGTCTTCCCATGCACAAAATGACAAACACAGATCTGAGCAGAATCCTCAAGAGTCAAGAGATCCAGAAGGCTCTGCGTGCTCCAATGTAAGTAGTAGAGAAGTGTTGGTTATGCAAGTGCTTAGAGTATATGTAGTATCATTATATGATGATTTCCActtcattggtccgtgtttctgAAACAGTGACGTGAAAGGAAGTTCTGACTGCTCTAATGTAGCTAGAGGAGCAGCGTCTCTAGTATGTGTATGAAGGATGACACTGACCTTGTATGTACTTTTACATTGCAGCAAGAAGGTGAAGCGCAGAGAACTCAAGAAGAACCCACTGAAGAACTTGAGAATTATGTTGAGACTCAATCCATATGCAAAGACGGCAAAACGCAATGCCATCCTGCGCCAGGCTGACAACGTGAGTGCTTGACATTGTTTTTAACTTTTGCGGGGGCAGCCGTACACCCTATACCTTTCCATTCTAAGCTACTTATTATACATGTTTAATAATGGGATAAGAGTAGCTGCTATCATATATAGAAATAGTATTCTGATTTACCATGTTTATAATATAGAAGCGTCTTGTAACACTTGTGTTTTATATTTCAGattaagaagaagaaggagaagcggGAGGCATCAGCCGCTAAAGTTGCAGCAGCCAAAACCGCAGCCGCAGCAGCCAGAACTGCTGCAGCCGCTAAACCGGCAGCCGCTAAACCTGCAGCAACCAAGACTAAAGCAGCCAAAACTGCAGCAAAGAAATCTTAGATCTGACTTGCTGAAGTTTCATTCTCAATAAATGGTGTTTAATACGAAGAGCTTGTGGTTTTCATTTCTTCTCCCTGTTATTTGTACATGACTAAATCTAATCTTGAATTTTGTTTAATAGGGATCGAGCATGAAGGTGTTTTCTGGGAGTTTGACATTGATGGGGTGAGCCTTAATTTAGGCCCTCATTATAGCCAAAGGATTTGGAATGACTATTTTTGTTTCCACTTCAGCCCAGGTTATGATTCTGATTGGTGATTGTTCATTTCTACTCACCTTGGTTTGGTTACTGTGTAGTTTGTTTCCCACTGCAGAAGGTACCCTCTTCAAGTAGCCAGTTCTCCGAAGTGACAACCGAACGACTAAGTAATGTTTTGGACACATGACCTTTAGGATCACTTTGGCTTACTTGGTACCTAGCCTAAAGCAGATATTAAAAAAGTATTCAGTACTATGTACTTTGCTGTACATTTTTGCAGTAGAAGAACAACAAAAGCAAGCTGAGCTGTGGTGAGCTTGTAACTTACAGTTATGACCTAGATTAAGGATGGACTATAGCATAGCTACTAATAAAATTCCAAGATGGTTACCTTGTTCTCTCATGAAATGCTGGACAAATCAGTAAAAGAGGCTGCATCCTCTCTGTGGTTGGTAGTATTCCTTTACctgtgtgtctttttttttttttttttttttttttatatttaaatgtaGTCTTCCCTGGGGGTTCATGACTTCCTCTGTACCCCATTTTTATCTGCCATATGTCCCTTTCTGGAACTCCTTGCCTTCACAGGACTCCACTATGACAGCGAGGTGTTAATAGGAACCAGATTACAGATGAGGGTTCCTAACCTCAGCCAGCATAAGGGCATTGTGCTGGTTTAGAGGTTCCAAA includes the following:
- the RPL4 gene encoding large ribosomal subunit protein uL4 isoform X2; translated protein: MACARPLISVYSEKGESSGKNVTMPAVFKAPIRPDIVNFVHTNLRKNNRQPYAVSELAGHQTSAESWGTGRAVARIPRVRGGGTHRSGQGAFGNMCRGGRMFAPTKTWRRWHRRVNVTQKRYAVCSALAASALPALVMSKGHRIEEIPEVPLVVEDKVESYKKTKEAVLLLKKLKAWNDIKKVYASQRMRAGKGKMRNRRRIQRRGPCVIYSEDNGIVKAFRNIPGITLLSVNKLNLLRLAPGGHVGRFCIWTEGAFRKLDALYGTWRKAATLKADYNLPMHKMTNTDLSRILKSQEIQKALRAPIKKVKRRELKKNPLKNLRIMLRLNPYAKTAKRNAILRQADNIKKKKEKREASAAKVAAAKTAAAAARTAAAAKPAATKTKAAKTAAKKS
- the RPL4 gene encoding large ribosomal subunit protein uL4 isoform X1, whose translation is MACARPLISVYSEKGESSGKNVTMPAVFKAPIRPDIVNFVHTNLRKNNRQPYAVSELAGHQTSAESWGTGRAVARIPRVRGGGTHRSGQGAFGNMCRGGRMFAPTKTWRRWHRRVNVTQKRYAVCSALAASALPALVMSKGHRIEEIPEVPLVVEDKVESYKKTKEAVLLLKKLKAWNDIKKVYASQRMRAGKGKMRNRRRIQRRGPCVIYSEDNGIVKAFRNIPGITLLSVNKLNLLRLAPGGHVGRFCIWTEGAFRKLDALYGTWRKAATLKADYNLPMHKMTNTDLSRILKSQEIQKALRAPIKKVKRRELKKNPLKNLRIMLRLNPYAKTAKRNAILRQADNIKKKKEKREASAAKVAAAKTAAAAARTAAAAKPAAAKPAATKTKAAKTAAKKS